The genomic region GTTTTTATCTACTTAGCTTGTACCAAATTTTCTTTTGCTTCTACCATGAAAAGCAAAACGCCCCTATCATTGGGACACATTTCTGTACAGTCCTCCCATCCCACTATATGCAAAGATTCCAGGCCAACCTGGGTAAAATTGTCATTCTAGTCATAATTTCCACAGCAAGTGACACAACTGATCTACCATATATTTCAAAAGCCTTTCTGCAACTTGCATTTGAAAGCACTCTCTATACCACTTTATTCCCAGTTTGATTAACACCTTGAAGAACAGCAGAACCACAAAGCTTCAACTTTCGGCTGGTCTTCTTTTCTCTGCAATTTCTGTGCTATGTTCTGATTCTTATCTCTCAAAATGTTACTAGCTCGATGCACTTTAATATATATAAATTTCAGTAGGGAATTCAATGTAGGAGTGGCTGTTGATTCTGTATGTTGCTTCACTGGCCCACTAGGATCTGGGAATAACTCTTGTGGGGGCTTAAGTTTTGTATCAAAGAAAAGAATATGGAAGGTCGGAAAGTAGAAGATGCATCATATCTGCATAACAATAGTTTATGCATACACAGAATCATATAATGACAGAAACAGTTGATTTGAACAGAAATAAGACAAAGCGAAAACGGTATAACAGATAAGACGTACTGTTGTGACAGTGTCAACAGTATTGGTTGGGATCTGAGGCTTTAGTTGAGACTAGGAGATTACAAATCCTTTTCCTGGTTTCACTTTACTAACATGAGAGAATATGACAACTTAACTATTGTGCATTGAGGTGATCACATACATTCTCAGCAAACATCTCACATATACACAGATGATCATGTACAAATTGGTTTATTTTTTATTCAATTAATACACATGAAAATTGAGCACAGACACCTTTGACATCAACATAGGCATTCATTCAAGAACAGCCGTTCTGCTTAATAGCCTTGTAAAGATTTAATGAACTTGGCTTACTCAATATTACTTGACAATGCCTCGGCCATCAAATCTATCTTGTGTGTAGCTTTATCCTTGTTGTATGTCAATCCAAAGCCGAGAGGATACAACGGGTCATAGGAGTTGCTCCCAAAATTTAAGGGCAGCTGTTTAATACTTCTAAACCATGTCACCGGTAGCTTGCCCTCAAAGTCATAATCTCCAAAGATAACATCTGTAATTCCCTCTCCTTCACTACCAGGCAACCAAGCAGCAATGAAAGCATCCATCTTTTTGAGGAGACTTGGCTCTAAAGTTAAGGGTCTTCCAGATATCAGAATCGCCAATGTGGGGATTCTGTCCGCAACTGAGCTTATGATATCAGGTCCATTAAAAGGAATCACAAGGTCAGCTCTGTCACCAGTGAATTCTGCATATGGATCTTCACCAACAGCTACAATTGCAAAAGAGATGTCTTGACGTGCTAAGGTGTCTGTTGATGGATGTGGTTCATAAATTATTTCTGTTTCTTCTCCAACTGCCTTCTTGATAGCTTCCAAGATGGTTGTGCCTACAAAGAGTTCAGAAATGAGAATATCCAATGAGTTAAATTTCCCTGTGTAACATGACAGTTCACAATCTATGAATTCTTGTCCTCTACAGAATTACAGCAAAAGTTACCAGGAAAACTTTCTTTGTAAGACTAATTTTCACTCCAAATAAAGTTTTGGTTTAAGGTCAAGGTGACTACTGAGAGTACAATGATTTAAGTAGTAACACATTTCTGAATTTAGCAGATACAAAAATACAGGCCTATGCAACCTTTATTTATTTATTTTTTATGATGGACTCAAAAAATTTACATACTTTTGGTTCTAATAATTCAAAATAAATTGACTGCAAAATCCTAAGGACCTAGGGTCATGAAGTCTTCGACTAAGGAAATGTCAATAGTGATTATGAGCATTCAATAGAAACATTCCATACCAACTGTAATTCTGCCACTTTTCCCATCCCAAGTAGCTGTCCATCCTCCGCACTGATATCCAAGATCATCAGCATGTGTTCCAGAAACAAGAATTCTTTTAGCTTTCCTGTCTAGTGGAAGAAAAGGTTTCTTTGGGTCCTTTCCATTCTTCAATAGAACCAAGGACTTGCGGACAGCTTCGCGTGCTAAATCTCTATGCGGCTACAAAACATATAGTGATTTCAGTAAAAAATATATATCAAGTATCAAACTGATTGGGGCATTTATGTAAGATGGCCGGTAAAGTTAAAGCATCGGAATTGTCTACTAATGCCTCAAAATAGTAGTATTACTGGATAAATGCCCCATATGAAACCTTCAAATGATATATGCAAAGTATGCGTTTCTGAATGAAGTAAACATAACACAGGCTGAGTTTGCAGATTTACCTTGCAACCAACTATGTCAAGCAAAGACCTATCTGCAAAGGGATACTCGAAAAGACCAGCAGCAAACTTGACTCTCAGTATTCTTTCAACAGCATCATCTATTCTGGACATTGGTATCTCCCCATGTTTGACTAGATAGACTAAATCCTCCACAAATTGTTGAAATTTAAATGGCACCATAACCTGCATACTTTCTCAATTAGAGAACATAGTAACACCCAAGGAAGCAACAAATAGTTTAGGCTTTCAAAACCGGACTACAATAGGTACCATGTCAATTCCGGCATTAATGCCAGACAAAATGCAGAAGCGATTGTTTGACCCTGGAGGATCGCAAATTTTGTCAAGTGCTGCCCAGTCAGAGATCACAAAACCCTGCAGCAGAGCATACCATGTTATTTATCAGGACATATAGACTTTAACCGGTAATTACACTAATAAACTGATACCAAAGAAAAATGTGCCACTGTACGTTGATTTATTGAAGTTTTCTATATCACTCTAATGTTAGCAAAATTGATCATGAACAACCATACGAGGAGCACAGTTATCTACTATAATCAATCAATGTGTGAAGCAACATATTTTCTATCAAATGTCTGGTTCTGTTACTATGCCTACTATTAGAAAAACATCAAATAGCAATACTAATGTACTTTGGAGGAAAATAGTCAATTTCACAGTTAAGTAACAAAAAAGTACTGCCAAAAAAAAAAAAACCGTACATCTTGTACTAATAAGGATGAATAGGGTATGGGTAAATTCTTGGCTTCATATTCTTCACTGGATTTATTTTAATGATCTGATTTTTTTACCTTAAAACCTAGCTTATTTTTCAGCACTTCTGTGAGGAGAAAACGATCAGCATGTAGTTTACTTCCATTCCAGCTGGAAAAAGATGCCATGACAGTTGAAACTCCTTGAGAGATACAGTCCAGATATGGTGCCATATGAATCCTCTCCAAGTCATCATAAGACGATATGGTATTCCCCTCATTCAGACCTTTATGCGTACCCCCATCCCCAACAAAATGCTTAGCACATGCAATTGTGCTGTTTCTGGAATAAAAAGAATGAAAAGTGAAGAATCAATTTCGGATACTTGAGAATAACTAGTATGACTTAGATTGGAATACAATATCAATTCATCAAGGGATGAATGCGTTGAGAGATATGAACAAGAGTACACAAGATCTCTGATGACATAGTTTACTTGATATCGGTATCTATGGAGAAGAACTTTCAGAAAACAATCTCATTGGTGTCTGAGTGCATCAATCTCCAGCAAGTATTCTTTAGTTCATTTTTTCTGTTTTCTAATTGGCAGGTTTGAAACAAATAGACAATTCCAGTCTCTTTGAATGAAGATTACTAAGGATTCACATGTATTACTTAACATATTCAGATAAAACGGAAGTTATTCAGCAAATGAAGTACAGATAAGTCCTTTCTACCTTCCCATTACAAAAGGGTAGCCATTTTCGTGTCCTTGGGGTGGCTTCCCCTGCAAGCCTGATATAATGGATGTCATTTTTCGTACAATTTCAGTGTCTTCACTGTAACTCTCATAGCATCTTCCCCATCTGGGATCTCTGCATACCTGTCATTCACATGAATATACTGATAATATCAAATGCCAAGTTTAATACAGTACTCCACATCCACAATAGTATTCTGTTAAATC from Fragaria vesca subsp. vesca linkage group LG3, FraVesHawaii_1.0, whole genome shotgun sequence harbors:
- the LOC101313585 gene encoding lysosomal beta glucosidase-like, whose protein sequence is METAEDLNCIYRNPNEPIEARVKDLLSRMTLKEKVGQMTQIERRVATPSAIKDFHIGSVLSAGGSGPFENAVSADWADMVDGFQRSAMETRLRIPMVYGIDAVHGNNNVYGATIFPHNVGLGATRDADLAERIGVATALEVRASGIQYTFAPCVAVCRDPRWGRCYESYSEDTEIVRKMTSIISGLQGKPPQGHENGYPFVMGRNSTIACAKHFVGDGGTHKGLNEGNTISSYDDLERIHMAPYLDCISQGVSTVMASFSSWNGSKLHADRFLLTEVLKNKLGFKGFVISDWAALDKICDPPGSNNRFCILSGINAGIDMVMVPFKFQQFVEDLVYLVKHGEIPMSRIDDAVERILRVKFAAGLFEYPFADRSLLDIVGCKPHRDLAREAVRKSLVLLKNGKDPKKPFLPLDRKAKRILVSGTHADDLGYQCGGWTATWDGKSGRITVGTTILEAIKKAVGEETEIIYEPHPSTDTLARQDISFAIVAVGEDPYAEFTGDRADLVIPFNGPDIISSVADRIPTLAILISGRPLTLEPSLLKKMDAFIAAWLPGSEGEGITDVIFGDYDFEGKLPVTWFRSIKQLPLNFGSNSYDPLYPLGFGLTYNKDKATHKIDLMAEALSSNIE